From Bacteroidota bacterium, the proteins below share one genomic window:
- a CDS encoding YfiR family protein: protein MHETTTTPNNRKSGRAHWRTVALGLAFLLSAFVQRVGAQSNSESDLKAMFLYNFIKYVEWPASTGPTFRIGVVGNTPVLESVRKVAEQKRVNGKAIEVVPVVPGQWPDVQLLFIAGTAPIDDAVNHFNAKPVLIVTEVNKRIPKGAMINLLNRDNKIRFELNLTEAKESNLRISSQLVNLAENVIQ, encoded by the coding sequence ATGCACGAGACGACCACCACACCTAACAACCGGAAGAGCGGCCGGGCGCACTGGAGAACAGTGGCGCTGGGCCTTGCTTTCCTGTTGTCGGCATTCGTGCAGCGTGTGGGCGCTCAGAGTAACAGCGAGTCGGACCTCAAGGCCATGTTCCTTTACAATTTTATCAAGTACGTGGAATGGCCGGCATCCACAGGTCCGACATTCCGGATCGGTGTGGTTGGCAATACACCTGTGCTGGAGTCGGTACGCAAAGTTGCCGAACAGAAACGCGTGAATGGCAAGGCGATCGAAGTGGTTCCGGTTGTTCCGGGGCAATGGCCAGACGTGCAGTTGCTGTTCATTGCCGGCACCGCGCCGATCGACGATGCTGTCAATCATTTCAATGCGAAACCGGTACTGATCGTCACGGAAGTCAATAAGAGAATACCCAAAGGTGCCATGATCAACCTGCTGAACCGCGACAATAAGATCCGGTTTGAGCTGAACCTGACGGAAGCAAAGGAAAGCAACCTGCGCATCTCGTCGCAGTTGGTCAACCTGGCGGAAAATGTGATCCAATAA
- a CDS encoding TonB-dependent receptor plug domain-containing protein, with amino-acid sequence MPGNRPLQIAFVLLCLCFSGHSVFAENPNADSSSFYNLSLEQLMNVEVTVASQVAMTAKESPGVVTVITEEELRRSGCDDLMELLQRLPGIDFGVDVEGVVGIGVRGNWGHEGKVLMLIDGQEMNEELFSTLQFGRHMPLQFVRRIEIIRGPGSAIYGGNAEYAVINIQTTLDEKREGITATASYGQMQRAMAGRSLGVAGGHRIGELHWNYQLQQGEYNRSDRTYQDNLGDSYDMKENSDLSHGSFATSFLFRGLRVSGMLDRYHTHQRDGYEGALTQAYPTNFDSWYLNAMYEKRLGDKWTLSPGIRVKQEAPYNFTGTSAEDEFTAYDRTTLKKRAFVNAQYDSGERFNLSLGASYYQLIARDRRDDGLFFNGSPSFYIDNASVFAQAIIKTRPANITLGARYNYNNRFDPAFVPRIGLNRVRDGYHVKLLYSAAFRAPSVENIDATSAGIRPESTTVAEIEAGVRITHDTYLTANLYDVQTKDVIVFFYENENEDSYRNAGRTGTRGAELDFRWKTNWGYLSVSHAYYTSDKGTGVEEYVVPGVSGVHLAFPAHKSVCSANVRLSDRFNITPAVTGMSKRFGARYNPDNGEDEAVEFRPVVYADLAINAEQFLHDRLRCTLTCINLFNEPVDYLQPYNSNHAPLPGPSRELRLRLTYRFLNK; translated from the coding sequence ATGCCAGGAAACCGCCCTTTACAAATTGCCTTTGTACTGCTGTGTTTATGCTTCAGCGGCCATAGCGTTTTTGCCGAGAACCCCAATGCGGACAGCTCGTCGTTTTACAACCTGTCGCTTGAACAGTTGATGAACGTGGAAGTGACCGTTGCCTCCCAGGTAGCGATGACTGCCAAGGAGTCGCCCGGTGTCGTGACCGTCATTACCGAAGAAGAGCTTCGTCGATCGGGTTGTGATGACCTGATGGAATTGTTACAACGATTACCCGGCATTGACTTCGGCGTGGATGTGGAGGGAGTAGTCGGCATCGGCGTGCGTGGCAATTGGGGCCACGAGGGAAAAGTGTTGATGCTGATCGACGGACAGGAGATGAACGAAGAGCTCTTCTCCACGCTTCAGTTCGGTAGACACATGCCGCTTCAATTTGTTCGCCGTATCGAGATCATCCGCGGTCCTGGTTCCGCCATCTATGGTGGCAATGCGGAGTACGCGGTGATCAACATCCAGACCACGCTCGATGAAAAGCGCGAAGGCATAACCGCCACCGCCAGTTATGGTCAGATGCAACGTGCGATGGCCGGTCGTTCCCTGGGAGTAGCTGGAGGCCATCGTATCGGTGAGTTGCACTGGAACTACCAGTTGCAGCAAGGCGAGTATAACCGCAGTGACCGGACCTACCAGGACAACCTGGGAGATTCGTACGATATGAAGGAGAATTCCGACCTGTCGCACGGTTCCTTCGCGACCAGCTTCCTGTTCCGCGGTTTGCGTGTCAGCGGCATGCTGGACCGCTACCACACCCATCAGCGGGATGGTTATGAAGGCGCGTTGACACAGGCCTATCCGACCAATTTCGACTCCTGGTACCTCAACGCGATGTACGAAAAGCGGCTGGGCGACAAATGGACGCTAAGTCCGGGCATACGAGTGAAGCAGGAGGCGCCATATAATTTTACCGGCACTTCAGCCGAAGACGAGTTTACCGCTTACGATCGGACGACCCTAAAGAAACGAGCGTTTGTCAACGCGCAATATGATTCCGGTGAGCGGTTCAACCTGAGCCTTGGCGCGAGCTATTATCAACTCATTGCCCGAGACCGGAGAGACGACGGTTTGTTTTTCAATGGGAGCCCGAGTTTTTACATCGACAACGCGAGCGTGTTCGCACAGGCGATCATCAAGACCCGACCCGCGAACATTACCCTGGGTGCGCGCTATAATTACAACAACCGGTTTGATCCGGCCTTCGTTCCGCGGATCGGTCTAAATCGCGTGCGCGACGGCTATCACGTGAAGTTGCTGTACAGCGCGGCCTTCAGAGCCCCCTCGGTCGAGAATATCGACGCCACCAGTGCGGGGATACGCCCGGAAAGCACCACCGTGGCCGAGATCGAGGCCGGCGTCCGGATCACCCACGACACTTACCTCACGGCAAACCTTTACGATGTACAGACGAAAGACGTGATCGTTTTCTTTTACGAGAACGAGAATGAAGACTCCTATCGTAACGCGGGCCGAACCGGCACACGTGGTGCGGAATTGGATTTCCGCTGGAAAACGAACTGGGGATACCTGTCGGTTTCTCACGCCTATTACACCTCTGATAAAGGAACCGGAGTCGAGGAGTATGTCGTGCCGGGCGTATCCGGTGTCCACCTGGCATTTCCGGCCCACAAGAGTGTTTGTTCAGCCAATGTTCGCCTGAGCGATCGCTTCAACATCACGCCGGCGGTTACGGGCATGTCCAAACGTTTTGGTGCCCGGTATAATCCGGATAACGGTGAAGACGAAGCCGTGGAGTTTCGTCCGGTTGTCTATGCGGATTTGGCGATCAACGCCGAGCAATTCCTGCATGATCGCTTACGGTGTACGCTGACCTGCATCAACCTGTTCAACGAGCCGGTTGACTACCTGCAACCCTATAACAGCAACCACGCCCCCCTTCCCGGCCCCAGTCGCGAATTGCGCCTGCGCCTGACCTATCGCTTTCTGAATAAGTAA